A window from Candidatus Nitrospira neomarina encodes these proteins:
- the mreC gene encoding rod shape-determining protein MreC: MGGPFARILEVPLHVVASIQDSISHAWDHYIALQNVWEENQQLKQEVQRLQGEQNFLREQAIIAMQSHQLLAYQQTTPMTTLLARIIGRNVSNWYRAMIINKGNLDGIHPEMGVITDAGVVGRVVRVNPTTAVVLLLSDPNVAITGMIQKSRDEGLVQGTPQGTIHMKYLPPLSPVQPGDQVVTSGLTDDFPRGLQIGRIQQVTKADTDLFQLGEIDPIVDFSKLEAVLVITSFQPALPSSLPKPIASPAP; encoded by the coding sequence GTGGGCGGGCCTTTCGCACGAATTCTGGAAGTCCCCCTTCATGTTGTCGCCTCGATACAGGATTCTATCAGTCACGCGTGGGACCACTACATCGCCTTACAGAATGTGTGGGAAGAAAATCAACAGCTAAAACAGGAAGTTCAGCGCTTACAAGGTGAGCAGAATTTTCTTCGAGAACAAGCCATCATTGCCATGCAATCCCATCAACTGCTGGCATATCAGCAAACCACACCCATGACGACCCTTTTGGCTCGAATCATCGGCCGGAACGTGTCCAATTGGTATCGGGCGATGATCATCAATAAAGGCAACCTAGACGGTATTCATCCGGAAATGGGAGTCATCACCGATGCCGGAGTAGTAGGACGTGTCGTACGAGTAAACCCCACAACGGCCGTCGTGCTTCTGCTTTCCGACCCCAACGTTGCAATTACCGGGATGATTCAAAAAAGCCGGGATGAGGGTCTGGTACAGGGAACCCCTCAAGGAACCATTCATATGAAATATCTGCCTCCACTATCGCCTGTCCAACCAGGAGATCAAGTGGTTACATCTGGATTAACGGATGATTTTCCCCGTGGGCTCCAAATTGGCCGGATTCAACAAGTCACTAAAGCTGATACCGACTTATTTCAATTGGGTGAAATTGATCCAATTGTCGATTTTTCCAAACTGGAAGCAGTCCTCGTGATTACCTCGTTTCAGCCTGCCCTCCCTTCATCATTACCAAAACCGATTGCCTCTCCTGCTCCCTAA
- a CDS encoding rod shape-determining protein: MGIFNYCISHFSQDMAIDLGTSSTLIYIKGKGIVLNEPSVVTVETNSKKLLAVGEEAKRMIGRTPGNLTAIRPMREGVIADFDMTEHMLRHFIQKVHRGGTLLRPRIIIGVPSRITQVEQRAVKESAELAGAREVYLIEEPVAAAIGAGLPITEPSGNMVVDIGGGTTDIAVISLGGIVYSESVRIAGDQLDGAITSYLKREYSLLIGEHMAERIKMEIGSAYPLPEKKQMAVKGRDVVSGIPRTILVDDNEIREALQDCLTTIIRAIRLALENTPPELAGDIIDRGIVLTGGGSMLQGLDNRLREETSLPIVTVDDPLTSVVLGVGKTLEEFSLLRKISSHSRLNP; encoded by the coding sequence ATGGGTATATTCAATTATTGTATTAGCCATTTTTCCCAAGACATGGCCATCGATCTGGGAACCTCTTCTACCTTAATTTATATCAAGGGGAAAGGGATTGTCCTGAACGAACCTTCCGTCGTGACAGTTGAGACAAATTCCAAAAAACTTCTCGCGGTTGGGGAAGAAGCCAAGCGAATGATCGGTCGAACCCCGGGCAATCTCACCGCCATTCGTCCCATGCGAGAAGGCGTTATTGCTGATTTTGACATGACGGAACACATGTTACGCCACTTTATCCAAAAAGTTCATCGCGGGGGAACTCTCCTCAGGCCACGCATCATTATTGGTGTCCCATCCAGGATCACGCAAGTCGAACAACGTGCCGTCAAGGAATCAGCTGAGCTCGCTGGTGCCCGTGAAGTGTATCTTATTGAGGAACCGGTGGCCGCTGCCATTGGAGCAGGATTGCCGATTACCGAGCCTTCCGGCAACATGGTCGTCGATATCGGAGGAGGCACCACCGACATCGCCGTGATTTCCCTGGGAGGCATTGTCTACAGTGAATCGGTCCGTATCGCAGGCGATCAACTAGATGGAGCAATCACAAGCTATCTCAAGCGGGAATACAGCTTGTTAATCGGCGAACATATGGCAGAACGCATCAAGATGGAAATCGGCTCAGCCTATCCTCTGCCGGAAAAAAAGCAAATGGCCGTCAAAGGGCGAGATGTGGTGTCCGGCATCCCCAGAACGATCCTCGTTGACGACAATGAAATACGAGAAGCGTTACAAGATTGCCTCACCACCATCATCCGAGCCATCCGTCTGGCCTTGGAAAACACTCCGCCTGAATTGGCAGGGGATATTATTGACCGGGGGATCGTGCTGACCGGAGGCGGATCGATGCTTCAAGGGCTGGATAATCGACTACGTGAAGAAACCTCTTTGCCCATTGTCACGGTCGATGACCCCCTCACCTCGGTTGTCTTGGGAGTAGGGAAAACTCTTGAGGAATTCAGCCTCCTTCGGAAAATTTCCTCGCATTCCAGGCTGAATCCCTGA
- the leuC gene encoding 3-isopropylmalate dehydratase large subunit: MASKTLFEKIWEQHVVREEPDGTTLLYIDRHLVHEVTSPQAFEGLRLAGRRPRRPTAALAVPDHNVPTTDRSQGIADPMSALQISTLEGNCAEFGITYYGMEDIRQGIVHVIGPEQGLTLPGMTIVCGDSHTSTHGAFGALAFGIGTSEVEHVLATQCLVQKRPKTMEIRVEGALPDYCSSKDVILAIIGQIGIGGGNGYVVEYTGSVIRSFSMEGRMTLCNMSIEAGARAGLVSPDESTVAYVKSRPLSPKGALFQQAKSDWLNLKTDPGASFDKVVELRGEDVSPQVTWGTNPGMVTDVNGHVPDPGSIADEKLRLATERALAYMGLPAGIPICDIRVDRVFIGSCTNSRIEDLRVAARYVKGKRVAQSVKAMVVPGSGLVKHQAEEEGLDRIFREAGFEWREPGCSMCLAMNADVLTPGERCASTSNRNFEGRQGKGGRTHLVSPAMAAAAAVEGHFVDIRDWKM, encoded by the coding sequence ATGGCAAGCAAAACATTGTTTGAAAAGATTTGGGAGCAACATGTGGTTCGTGAAGAACCAGATGGAACTACCTTATTATATATTGACCGACATTTGGTGCATGAAGTGACCTCTCCTCAAGCCTTTGAAGGGCTTCGGTTGGCCGGAAGAAGGCCACGACGTCCAACCGCGGCGCTTGCTGTTCCCGATCACAATGTTCCAACCACCGACCGGTCGCAGGGCATTGCCGATCCCATGAGTGCCTTGCAAATTTCAACCTTGGAAGGCAATTGTGCAGAATTCGGAATCACCTATTATGGGATGGAAGATATTCGGCAAGGCATTGTTCATGTGATCGGACCTGAGCAAGGGTTGACGCTACCAGGGATGACCATTGTGTGTGGAGATTCTCATACCTCCACTCATGGGGCATTTGGCGCCTTGGCGTTTGGCATTGGGACCTCAGAGGTCGAGCATGTGCTGGCGACCCAATGTTTGGTACAGAAACGACCAAAAACTATGGAAATTCGTGTGGAGGGTGCCCTTCCTGACTATTGTTCTTCCAAAGATGTGATTCTGGCGATTATCGGGCAAATTGGTATTGGTGGTGGAAATGGCTATGTCGTGGAATATACGGGTTCGGTGATCCGATCGTTTTCAATGGAGGGCCGGATGACCCTTTGCAACATGTCTATTGAAGCGGGAGCCCGCGCTGGTCTAGTCAGTCCAGACGAATCGACGGTCGCTTACGTGAAGAGCCGACCCCTCAGTCCGAAAGGAGCACTGTTCCAACAGGCGAAGTCGGATTGGCTGAATTTGAAAACCGACCCTGGAGCCAGTTTTGATAAGGTTGTTGAGCTGCGAGGGGAAGATGTTTCTCCTCAAGTGACTTGGGGGACCAATCCGGGAATGGTGACTGATGTGAATGGCCATGTGCCCGATCCGGGATCCATTGCGGATGAAAAATTGCGGTTGGCCACAGAACGGGCATTAGCGTATATGGGGTTGCCAGCGGGCATCCCTATTTGTGACATCCGGGTCGATCGAGTCTTCATCGGGTCCTGCACAAACTCACGAATTGAGGATTTACGGGTGGCGGCTCGATATGTCAAAGGAAAGCGCGTCGCTCAAAGCGTCAAGGCTATGGTGGTCCCAGGGTCAGGGTTAGTCAAACATCAAGCGGAAGAGGAAGGGTTGGATCGGATTTTTCGCGAGGCGGGTTTTGAATGGCGCGAACCGGGGTGCAGTATGTGCCTCGCCATGAATGCGGACGTGCTCACACCGGGAGAACGATGTGCCTCAACCAGTAATCGAAACTTTGAGGGTCGTCAGGGTAAGGGCGGACGGACGCACTTAGTCTCACCTGCCATGGCTGCTGCTGCTGCGGTTGAAGGACATTTTGTGGATATTCGTGATTGGAAGATGTGA
- the leuD gene encoding 3-isopropylmalate dehydratase small subunit translates to MQAFTILTGTVAPLNRGNVDTDQIIPKQYLKTIHRTGLKEGLFADWRRRADGTPDPEFFVNQPRYQSATILLTRENFGCGSSREHAPWALLDYGIRCILAPSFADIFYNNCFQNGILPVELPGESIQTLFDRVAHTDQYHVTVDLAQQVVTLPQGETYSFTLDPFRKDCLLKGLDGIGLTLQHESAIAAYEKRRAQEAPWLFQDCSSSDTL, encoded by the coding sequence ATGCAAGCGTTTACTATATTGACCGGAACAGTCGCTCCGTTAAATCGGGGTAATGTTGATACGGATCAAATCATCCCGAAGCAATATTTGAAAACGATCCATCGCACCGGCCTCAAAGAGGGATTGTTTGCCGATTGGCGGCGACGTGCAGATGGGACTCCGGATCCTGAATTTTTTGTCAACCAACCGCGCTATCAATCGGCCACAATTCTGTTGACCCGTGAAAATTTCGGGTGTGGATCTTCAAGAGAACATGCTCCATGGGCCTTGTTGGACTATGGCATTCGTTGTATTCTGGCTCCGAGTTTTGCCGATATTTTTTACAATAATTGTTTCCAGAATGGGATTCTCCCTGTCGAACTTCCAGGAGAATCCATCCAAACATTATTTGACCGGGTAGCCCATACTGATCAATATCACGTCACAGTCGACTTGGCTCAGCAGGTGGTCACCCTTCCTCAAGGGGAGACGTATTCGTTCACCTTGGATCCATTTCGCAAAGATTGCTTGTTAAAGGGATTAGACGGAATTGGGCTCACGCTTCAACACGAATCTGCCATTGCCGCTTATGAAAAACGCAGGGCTCAGGAGGCTCCCTGGCTCTTTCAGGATTGTTCGTCTTCAGACACTTTGTGA
- a CDS encoding cation:proton antiporter domain-containing protein: protein MSEVHILRDVLIIFSISVLVVFVFQKLRLPAVAGFLVSGTLVGPYGLNLISDLHQVETLAEIGVVLLLFTIGLETSLSRIRASRRLLWVGGPLQILSMLSAVALGGWFLDRSWEESVFWGLLLSLSSTAIVLKILGDRGEIDALHGQATMAILIFQDLAVVAMILLTPVLGPGSHDDPRIIVETLLKSVMVVGLIVLAARVLVPHVLHLIVGTRSRELFLLSIIVLGLGTAWLTSLAGLSLALGAFIAGLVISESEYSHQALAEVIPFRDSFNSLFFVSVGMLMNPSVIAEFPMLVMGLLVLVVLGKFLTGTGAVFLAGVPVSSALLTGVALAQVGEFAFILARVGQGEGLLDTHAYNIFLAVSVLSMTITPFLIQWAPRLARRTEALDRLKHWFPRRQVNALQSTRIKTRDHVIIVGYGLNGRNLARVLGDMEIPFVVLDVNPDVVQADKKGPGTMLYGDGTNPRVLTQAGIIMARVLVVATSDPFGARRIVQQARQLNPSLHIVVRTRYLKELQDLQELGANDVVPEEFETSIEIFALVLRTYQTPKDRIQDKVEQIRREGYLLLRRGELPELAHHLRGGTLADVQVDTCRVEYDSPALGKPLTQLNIHGRTGASVIAITRGGVTQSNPSRETILEPGDVLVLLGAREQIRKAIALLVDVKM from the coding sequence ATGAGTGAAGTCCACATCCTACGGGATGTCCTCATTATTTTTTCTATTTCCGTTCTGGTTGTTTTTGTTTTTCAAAAACTCCGGCTACCGGCGGTTGCGGGATTTTTAGTTTCTGGCACCCTAGTGGGGCCTTACGGCCTGAACCTCATTTCCGATCTCCACCAAGTCGAAACGCTCGCCGAAATCGGCGTCGTGTTGTTGTTGTTTACCATAGGCTTGGAAACTTCTCTTTCACGCATACGGGCTTCCAGAAGGCTCTTATGGGTTGGTGGTCCCCTGCAAATTTTGAGCATGCTGAGTGCTGTAGCACTGGGGGGTTGGTTTCTGGATCGATCATGGGAAGAATCGGTGTTCTGGGGACTGTTGTTGTCATTGAGCAGCACCGCCATTGTCCTCAAGATTTTAGGGGATCGAGGCGAAATTGATGCGCTGCATGGGCAGGCGACCATGGCAATTCTTATTTTCCAGGATTTAGCCGTCGTGGCGATGATTTTGCTGACGCCGGTATTGGGACCCGGTTCCCATGATGATCCACGTATCATTGTCGAAACACTCCTGAAATCCGTCATGGTCGTGGGGTTGATCGTGTTGGCTGCTCGGGTTCTTGTCCCTCATGTTCTTCACCTTATTGTGGGGACTCGAAGTCGAGAGTTATTTCTCCTGTCGATTATTGTATTGGGGCTGGGAACGGCTTGGTTGACTTCCCTTGCGGGGTTGTCATTGGCTCTTGGCGCATTTATCGCGGGGCTGGTGATTTCTGAATCGGAATATAGTCATCAGGCACTGGCCGAAGTCATTCCTTTTCGGGATAGTTTTAACAGTTTATTTTTTGTCTCAGTGGGGATGTTAATGAATCCCTCGGTCATCGCGGAATTTCCCATGCTGGTGATGGGATTGTTGGTGCTTGTCGTGTTAGGCAAGTTCCTTACAGGAACCGGAGCGGTATTCCTTGCTGGAGTTCCTGTTTCTTCTGCATTATTAACGGGGGTGGCATTAGCGCAGGTGGGAGAATTTGCTTTTATTCTTGCACGGGTGGGTCAGGGAGAAGGATTATTGGATACGCATGCCTATAATATATTTCTTGCAGTATCGGTGTTGTCCATGACAATTACGCCATTTTTGATTCAATGGGCTCCCCGTCTGGCTAGACGGACCGAGGCCCTTGACCGCCTGAAACATTGGTTCCCTCGACGTCAGGTCAATGCGTTGCAAAGTACCAGGATTAAAACCAGAGACCATGTCATTATCGTGGGTTATGGCTTAAATGGCAGGAATCTTGCCAGGGTTTTAGGTGATATGGAGATTCCATTTGTGGTGCTGGACGTCAATCCTGATGTCGTGCAGGCTGATAAAAAAGGACCAGGCACCATGCTCTATGGGGATGGGACAAATCCCAGAGTGTTGACTCAAGCCGGAATCATAATGGCGCGAGTTCTCGTGGTAGCTACCTCGGACCCTTTTGGCGCGCGCCGAATTGTTCAACAAGCACGACAACTGAACCCCTCTCTTCATATTGTCGTACGAACACGATACTTAAAGGAATTGCAGGACCTCCAAGAACTAGGAGCCAATGATGTCGTTCCGGAAGAATTCGAAACATCAATTGAGATTTTTGCCTTAGTTCTTCGTACCTATCAGACGCCGAAGGACAGGATTCAAGATAAAGTTGAACAAATTCGTCGTGAGGGGTATCTCCTGCTCCGGAGAGGGGAGCTACCTGAGTTAGCTCACCATCTGCGTGGCGGAACATTGGCTGATGTGCAAGTCGATACCTGCCGGGTGGAATACGACTCTCCCGCTTTGGGGAAGCCATTGACCCAGCTGAATATCCATGGACGGACAGGCGCATCGGTGATTGCGATTACACGGGGTGGCGTGACGCAATCCAATCCTTCTCGCGAAACCATTCTGGAGCCAGGTGATGTCCTCGTCCTTCTTGGTGCGCGTGAGCAAATCCGTAAGGCCATTGCCCTGCTCGTGGATGTCAAAATGTGA